The Inediibacterium massiliense genome has a segment encoding these proteins:
- a CDS encoding CAP domain-containing protein: MKKIISLLVLSVFLLTSCTTPQQKPKPKPIASSIFEKGQVKQIQITKDNATCRSGQGENTPIVKNLSKGDIYDVIGQSEDWYVIQTNDKKVGTVSPSEAKPHVQPTKTSAPEATTGKLTSNEDEMFRLVNGERTKQGLKPLQLDMEVTKVARIKAQDLIDNNYFSHNSPTYGSPFDMLKKFGAEYAYAGENLAGNQSVQAAHTALMNSKGHRENILNPNFTHIGIGIKDGGQYGKMFTQMFIGK; the protein is encoded by the coding sequence ATGAAAAAAATAATAAGTCTTTTAGTGCTTTCAGTTTTTTTATTAACAAGCTGTACAACTCCTCAGCAAAAACCTAAACCAAAACCTATAGCTTCATCTATTTTTGAAAAGGGACAAGTCAAACAAATTCAAATTACAAAAGACAATGCAACTTGTCGATCAGGACAAGGAGAAAATACTCCTATTGTAAAAAATCTTTCCAAAGGAGATATTTATGATGTAATAGGCCAAAGTGAAGATTGGTATGTGATTCAAACAAATGATAAAAAGGTTGGTACTGTATCTCCATCTGAGGCAAAACCTCATGTCCAACCTACAAAAACTTCCGCGCCTGAAGCAACTACTGGAAAATTGACTTCAAACGAAGATGAAATGTTTCGTCTTGTAAATGGAGAACGTACAAAGCAAGGCTTAAAGCCTCTTCAATTAGATATGGAAGTTACAAAAGTAGCTAGGATTAAAGCACAGGATCTAATTGATAATAATTATTTTAGCCACAATTCTCCTACTTATGGAAGTCCTTTTGATATGTTAAAAAAATTTGGTGCTGAGTATGCATATGCTGGAGAAAATTTAGCTGGAAATCAATCTGTACAAGCTGCTCACACTGCTTTGATGAATTCTAAAGGACATAGAGAAAATATTTTGAACCCTAATTTTACTCATATTGGAATTGGCATCAAAGATGGTGGTCAATATGGAAAAATGTTTACACAAATGTTTATAGGAAAATAA
- a CDS encoding heme NO-binding domain-containing protein has product MKGTVVSTWVNSLEKLYGKETVQKATQSIGWDSDKIITPLEDIPDDESMKIIESIGKLVGKSSSSIWHELGKSNIETFRSWFPSYFERYSLKSFLMMMDHVHSQLTKMISGAKPPRLIAKEIGPKKIEILYKSKRGMSDYFLGLLEGSASFFNEKIEVENLEKGKDKDGTYYMKVHITLEKDNKISKKYKINHILSYGFIKSIPVKISISIGIITFILLFIPFGNASLLGPIIKTILIGGISFFISSIVLSPIKNVQEELIKLSDLDFEGNAEIKTGDEFENYIESINQIKENIQKDFLFLKGGTDDMHNFIVKFSTIANEMKGVSDGISSLVQEVAHGAVHQAEETEHSVHTLNDNIETLNHLAEQEATSKIQLEKAVGDIRKSYGEVQNVANSLLQMKNEFSIVNQQGEDLSTRVQNIIDIVTTVEQISDQTNLLALNAAIEAARAGEMGRGFTVVAEEIRNLAEDSKNAVKTINQNLQVFTNDVKQMIEQVTHQFYNLEHNNKILDAVATDNEKATNEITIVSNQIVSLVESLSSETQKISNVFQNIHSLAAIAEENSAATQEMSANVIEYSSKIKDLMDYIHQLELLANSLRAELKKYKI; this is encoded by the coding sequence ATGAAGGGTACTGTAGTATCTACTTGGGTAAACAGTCTAGAAAAATTATATGGAAAAGAAACTGTACAAAAGGCTACACAATCAATAGGTTGGGATAGTGATAAAATCATCACTCCCCTAGAAGATATTCCAGATGATGAGTCTATGAAAATCATAGAATCTATCGGAAAACTTGTTGGAAAATCTTCATCCTCTATATGGCATGAGCTAGGAAAAAGTAATATTGAAACATTTCGTTCTTGGTTTCCATCTTATTTTGAAAGATATAGTCTAAAAAGCTTTTTGATGATGATGGATCATGTGCATTCACAACTTACTAAAATGATCAGTGGTGCAAAACCTCCAAGACTTATTGCAAAGGAAATCGGTCCTAAAAAAATTGAAATTTTATATAAGTCCAAAAGAGGAATGTCTGATTACTTCTTAGGATTATTAGAAGGAAGTGCTTCTTTTTTTAATGAAAAAATAGAAGTAGAAAATTTGGAAAAAGGAAAAGACAAAGATGGAACTTATTATATGAAAGTACATATTACCCTTGAAAAAGATAATAAAATAAGTAAAAAATATAAAATCAACCATATTTTATCTTATGGTTTTATCAAAAGCATCCCTGTAAAAATTTCCATATCTATTGGTATTATTACTTTTATTTTATTATTTATTCCATTTGGCAATGCTTCACTTTTAGGTCCAATTATAAAAACTATTCTTATAGGAGGTATATCATTTTTTATCAGTAGTATTGTTTTATCTCCAATCAAAAATGTTCAAGAAGAGCTCATCAAATTATCTGATTTAGATTTTGAAGGAAATGCTGAAATAAAAACTGGAGATGAATTTGAAAATTATATAGAATCTATTAATCAAATCAAAGAAAATATTCAAAAGGATTTTCTATTTTTAAAGGGTGGAACAGATGATATGCATAATTTCATTGTAAAATTTTCTACTATTGCCAATGAAATGAAAGGCGTATCTGATGGCATATCCAGTTTGGTTCAAGAAGTAGCTCATGGAGCTGTTCATCAAGCTGAAGAAACAGAACATTCCGTACACACTTTGAATGATAATATAGAAACACTCAATCATTTAGCAGAACAGGAAGCAACTAGTAAAATTCAACTTGAAAAAGCAGTAGGAGATATTCGTAAGTCTTATGGAGAAGTTCAAAATGTAGCCAATAGTTTATTACAAATGAAAAATGAATTTTCTATTGTCAATCAGCAAGGAGAAGATTTATCTACACGAGTTCAAAATATTATAGACATTGTAACTACTGTAGAACAAATATCTGATCAAACCAATCTTTTGGCTTTAAATGCAGCTATAGAAGCTGCCCGTGCAGGAGAAATGGGACGAGGATTTACAGTAGTAGCTGAAGAAATTAGAAATCTTGCAGAGGATTCTAAAAATGCAGTAAAAACTATTAATCAAAATCTTCAAGTGTTCACAAATGACGTAAAACAAATGATTGAACAAGTAACTCATCAATTTTATAATCTTGAACACAACAATAAAATTTTAGATGCAGTAGCCACAGATAATGAAAAAGCCACAAATGAAATTACTATTGTATCCAATCAAATTGTTTCTTTAGTAGAATCTTTATCATCTGAAACTCAAAAAATTTCAAATGTATTCCAAAATATACATTCTTTAGCAGCTATTGCAGAAGAAAATTCTGCTGCAACTCAAGAAATGAGTGCAAATGTCATAGAATATTCTAGTAAAATAAAAGATTTAATGGATTATATCCATCAACTTGAATTATTAGCAAATAGCTTAAGAGCAGAATTAAAAAAATATAAAATATAA
- the splB gene encoding spore photoproduct lyase, with product MKKIWIPQRVYFEPAAMEFPIGKRIGSFCKEHNIPILQTTSHNQVRGIPGKTEKEKFANAKKTLVVGTKKSLKLEVCKPSADYQFSLMTNCPGNCEYCYLYTTQGKKPYVRVYVNTDEIFNTIQKYIQEKAPNTTVFEVASTGDPLSVEHITGSLKETIEYFGTLSYGKLRVVTKFSNVDSILDAKHNGNTRFRFSINSDYVSHNFEHNTDSLQNRLEAAEKIGKAGYPLGFIIAPIMIYTNWKEEYKTLIKMLHEHIHFVENDSITFELIQHRFTKNAKDVILNRYPNTKLDMDEEKRQLKYGKYGRMKYVYPKEEALEIKNYLSDWIMKYFKNAKIEYFT from the coding sequence ATGAAAAAGATTTGGATTCCTCAACGAGTATACTTTGAACCTGCTGCCATGGAATTTCCTATAGGAAAAAGAATAGGGTCATTTTGTAAAGAGCATAATATTCCTATTTTACAAACTACTTCTCATAATCAAGTAAGAGGAATTCCTGGTAAAACAGAAAAAGAGAAATTTGCCAATGCTAAAAAAACATTAGTGGTAGGAACAAAAAAGAGTTTAAAATTAGAAGTATGCAAGCCTTCAGCGGATTATCAGTTTTCTCTTATGACCAATTGTCCAGGAAATTGTGAATATTGTTATTTATATACAACTCAAGGGAAAAAGCCTTATGTAAGGGTATATGTAAATACAGATGAAATTTTTAATACCATTCAAAAATATATACAAGAAAAAGCTCCCAATACAACAGTATTTGAGGTAGCTAGTACAGGAGATCCATTATCTGTAGAGCATATTACGGGAAGTCTAAAAGAGACAATTGAATATTTTGGAACACTTTCATACGGAAAATTAAGAGTAGTGACCAAATTTTCAAATGTAGACTCAATCCTTGATGCAAAACATAATGGAAATACTAGATTTCGATTTTCTATTAACTCAGATTATGTAAGTCATAATTTTGAACATAATACAGATTCTTTACAAAATCGGTTAGAAGCTGCAGAGAAAATAGGAAAAGCAGGGTATCCACTAGGTTTTATTATTGCACCTATTATGATTTATACCAACTGGAAAGAAGAATACAAAACATTGATAAAAATGCTCCATGAGCATATACATTTTGTAGAGAATGATTCTATCACTTTTGAACTCATACAACATAGATTCACAAAAAATGCAAAAGATGTTATTTTAAATCGTTATCCAAATACCAAATTAGACATGGATGAAGAAAAAAGACAATTGAAATATGGGAAATATGGGAGAATGAAATATGTCTATCCAAAGGAAGAAGCATTAGAAATAAAAAATTATTTGTCTGATTGGATTATGAAATATTTCAAAAACGCAAAAATTGAGTATTTTACATAA
- a CDS encoding formate--tetrahydrofolate ligase yields MKTDIQIAQEAKMLPIKEIGEQMGLEEDDLEFYGKYKAKISLDAYKKRKNQPDGKLILVTAINPTAAGEGKTTTNVGLSMGLNKIGKKTITTLREPSLGPAFGVKGGAAGGGYAQVVPMDDINLHFTGDIHAITTANNLLAALIDNHIHQGNKLNIDSRRIIWKRCLDMNDRALRNIVIGLGGKVNGVPREDGFDISVASEIMAILCLCDDIEDLKNRLGKMIIGYTYDDQPVTAKDLNATGSLALLLKDAIKPNLVQTLENTPAILHGGPFANIAHGCNSVIATKMALKLCDYVVTEAGFGADLGAEKFFDIKCRFAGLRPDATVIVATARALKNHGGVSKEYLNEENLEALEKGFGNLEKQIENIKKYGVSTVVAINKFPTDTETELKFIETACAHLGVSVVLSDVWAKGGEGGISLAEKIVDLCENNQSNFKPLYDTNLPIKEKVSVIAKEIYGADGVEFTSKAQKEIQKYEKLGLDQMPICVAKTQYSLSDNPKLLGRPKGFTITVRDVKVSAGAGFLLVLTGDIMTMPGLPKVPAANHIDLLEDGTIVGLF; encoded by the coding sequence ATGAAAACGGATATTCAAATTGCACAAGAAGCAAAAATGCTTCCTATCAAAGAGATAGGAGAGCAAATGGGATTAGAGGAAGATGATCTGGAGTTTTATGGGAAGTATAAAGCAAAAATATCATTAGATGCATATAAAAAGCGAAAAAATCAACCAGATGGAAAATTAATTTTAGTGACTGCTATTAATCCTACTGCTGCTGGAGAAGGAAAAACAACTACCAATGTAGGTCTTAGTATGGGACTGAATAAAATAGGAAAAAAAACCATTACGACTTTAAGAGAACCATCTTTAGGACCAGCTTTTGGGGTAAAGGGAGGAGCTGCTGGAGGAGGATATGCTCAAGTAGTACCTATGGATGATATTAATCTTCACTTTACAGGAGATATTCATGCCATTACCACTGCAAATAATTTATTAGCAGCTTTAATAGACAATCATATTCATCAAGGAAATAAACTGAATATAGATTCTAGAAGAATTATATGGAAAAGATGTTTAGATATGAATGATAGAGCTCTTAGAAATATTGTAATTGGACTTGGAGGAAAAGTAAATGGAGTTCCAAGAGAAGACGGATTTGATATTTCTGTAGCATCAGAAATTATGGCCATATTATGTCTTTGTGATGATATTGAAGATCTTAAAAATAGATTAGGAAAAATGATTATAGGATATACATATGATGATCAGCCTGTTACAGCAAAGGATTTAAATGCTACTGGATCTTTAGCTCTTCTTTTAAAGGATGCAATAAAGCCTAATTTAGTTCAAACTTTAGAAAATACACCAGCTATTTTACATGGAGGACCTTTTGCCAATATAGCCCATGGATGTAATAGTGTCATTGCTACAAAAATGGCTTTGAAGCTTTGTGATTATGTAGTAACAGAAGCAGGATTTGGTGCAGATTTAGGAGCAGAAAAATTCTTTGATATCAAATGTAGATTTGCAGGATTAAGACCAGATGCTACTGTTATTGTAGCTACAGCAAGAGCACTTAAAAATCATGGAGGAGTATCAAAAGAATATTTAAATGAAGAAAATTTAGAAGCTCTTGAAAAAGGATTTGGAAATTTAGAAAAACAAATAGAAAATATTAAAAAATATGGAGTTTCTACTGTTGTGGCAATCAACAAATTTCCTACAGATACAGAAACTGAATTAAAATTTATAGAAACAGCATGTGCCCACCTTGGAGTAAGTGTAGTATTATCAGATGTATGGGCTAAAGGAGGAGAGGGAGGTATATCTCTTGCAGAAAAAATCGTAGATTTGTGTGAAAATAATCAGTCAAATTTCAAACCTCTTTATGATACTAATCTCCCTATTAAGGAAAAAGTTTCTGTTATTGCCAAGGAAATCTATGGAGCAGATGGCGTTGAGTTTACATCTAAAGCACAAAAGGAAATTCAAAAGTATGAAAAATTAGGACTAGATCAAATGCCTATATGTGTAGCCAAAACTCAATATTCGTTGTCAGATAATCCAAAGCTTTTAGGACGACCTAAAGGATTTACCATTACAGTAAGAGATGTAAAGGTTTCAGCTGGAGCAGGATTTTTATTAGTACTTACAGGCGATATTATGACTATGCCTGGGCTTCCAAAAGTACCTGCTGCCAATCATATTGACCTATTAGAAGACGGAACAATTGTAGGACTATTTTAG
- a CDS encoding tetratricopeptide repeat protein gives MKKWIVFFMILFLFQIKAYADPVILEENNMTPDKNSSMDIISTNSQIHIKNKKCYIENDFIFKNFKKEKMTMGILYDGVYDVKISSEEKEISTFIHKGQKNQKWYIWEIPTTKEQVNVKISYCKENIIDPLGGENIRYSLPQNHIHYGKVTFIFDEGLDPQDIKVKGYEKYEKKEQVNIEMNPKENEMVWTIYDHMNPFNIELYYRDYRKIEKEKLLDQEKRTQKEIKEIKELGKKAYDSYINGEYEKSIEYINDMDLYKKNKNKEVSEYALKMTNFLDYYRGCIYQTKGNTKDAIYYFKSSGILYNRNLYDLINLYHNTGSLDEYTKLLKEIMEKEERQSGIRIWAEQEIDHLPNGLKEQYGIEKKYEIKEEKNIKKDEQKFSFKGFWFFHMGITVLFLVVFWNIKKR, from the coding sequence ATGAAAAAATGGATTGTATTTTTTATGATCTTATTTCTTTTTCAAATAAAAGCTTATGCAGATCCAGTTATATTAGAAGAAAATAATATGACACCAGATAAAAATTCTTCTATGGACATCATTTCTACCAATAGCCAAATACATATAAAAAATAAAAAATGTTATATTGAAAATGATTTTATTTTTAAAAATTTTAAAAAAGAAAAGATGACGATGGGTATTTTATATGATGGGGTATATGATGTAAAAATTTCTTCGGAAGAGAAAGAAATATCTACTTTTATACACAAAGGACAAAAAAATCAAAAATGGTATATTTGGGAAATACCTACTACAAAAGAACAAGTAAATGTAAAGATTTCTTATTGTAAAGAAAATATTATAGATCCTTTAGGAGGAGAGAATATTAGATATTCTTTACCACAAAATCATATTCATTATGGAAAAGTTACCTTTATTTTTGATGAGGGGTTAGATCCTCAAGATATTAAAGTAAAAGGATATGAAAAATATGAGAAGAAAGAACAAGTAAATATAGAGATGAATCCTAAAGAAAATGAAATGGTTTGGACTATATATGATCATATGAATCCCTTTAACATTGAATTATACTATAGAGATTATAGAAAAATAGAAAAAGAAAAATTATTAGATCAAGAAAAAAGAACTCAAAAAGAAATAAAAGAGATAAAAGAATTAGGAAAAAAAGCATATGATTCTTATATAAATGGAGAATATGAGAAATCAATAGAGTATATAAATGATATGGATTTATATAAAAAAAATAAGAATAAAGAAGTTTCAGAGTATGCTTTAAAAATGACAAATTTTTTGGATTATTATAGAGGATGTATCTACCAAACAAAAGGAAATACCAAAGATGCCATTTATTATTTTAAAAGTAGTGGAATTCTTTATAATAGAAATCTTTATGATCTTATTAATCTATATCATAATACAGGAAGTTTAGATGAGTATACAAAACTTTTAAAAGAAATTATGGAGAAAGAAGAGAGACAATCAGGAATAAGAATATGGGCTGAGCAAGAAATAGATCATCTACCTAATGGATTGAAAGAGCAGTATGGGATAGAAAAAAAATATGAAATAAAAGAAGAGAAAAATATAAAAAAAGATGAACAAAAATTTTCTTTTAAGGGTTTTTGGTTTTTTCATATGGGAATTACGGTCTTATTTTTGGTAGTATTTTGGAATATTAAAAAAAGATAG
- the feoB gene encoding ferrous iron transport protein B, with amino-acid sequence MSCHNPVCNMAIPKGANKIVLAGNPNVGKSVFFNALTGLYVDVSNFPGTTVDISMGQYKDHVVMDTPGVYGVSSFNDEERVARDVILFADVILNVVDAVHLERDLFLTQQIIDMGIPVVIALNMMDEVKRNGLKINIEELSKKLGVEVIPTTATKKEGITQILEALERAKVGNRIANVKELMDQVIDKVDVEAEALLVVEEDENVLTRHNLENKYGQREEIYKWRRARVDHIVEEVISQTNQGASFKTKLGRWMLKPITGIPILFFVLFLTYELIGVFVAQTIVGITEEIIMGQYYYDFIMNLLKNFVHEGSFIGQLLIGEFGILTMAPIYLFGLLLPLVVGFYFVLSIMEDSGYLPRIAALVDRLLTFLGLNGRAIIPIILGFGCVTMATITTRLLGSKRERFIATMLLGLAIPCSAQLGVIVGLIAPLGGKMLLLYVMTIFIVFALTGTILNKVMPGESTDLLIDLPPIRMPILKNVLKKTYLKSKMFIEEAGPLFVLGAVIITILQYTHALDMISDALSPITVGFLKLPKETAQTFIMGIIRRDFGAAGLTGLADKGLLNPIQVVISLVAITLFVPCIAAIMVIFKERSWQESALIWIGSFIISFLTAGILAQIML; translated from the coding sequence ATGAGTTGTCACAATCCTGTCTGCAATATGGCCATACCAAAAGGAGCAAACAAAATTGTTTTGGCAGGCAATCCAAATGTGGGAAAATCCGTTTTCTTTAATGCTTTAACTGGCCTTTATGTAGATGTTTCCAATTTTCCTGGTACAACTGTAGATATCAGTATGGGCCAATATAAGGATCATGTTGTTATGGATACTCCTGGAGTATACGGTGTCTCCTCTTTCAATGATGAGGAAAGAGTCGCCAGAGATGTGATTTTATTTGCAGATGTAATATTAAATGTAGTAGATGCCGTTCATTTAGAAAGAGATCTTTTTTTAACGCAACAAATTATTGATATGGGCATTCCTGTTGTCATCGCATTAAATATGATGGATGAAGTAAAAAGAAATGGCCTTAAAATTAATATAGAAGAACTTTCTAAAAAGTTAGGTGTTGAAGTAATTCCTACTACTGCAACTAAAAAAGAAGGAATCACTCAAATACTAGAAGCTTTAGAAAGAGCAAAGGTAGGAAATAGAATTGCTAATGTAAAAGAATTGATGGATCAAGTTATTGATAAAGTAGATGTAGAAGCTGAAGCCCTTTTAGTAGTAGAAGAAGATGAAAATGTACTCACTCGTCATAATCTAGAAAACAAGTATGGTCAAAGAGAAGAAATTTATAAATGGAGAAGAGCCAGAGTAGATCATATTGTAGAAGAAGTCATATCCCAAACCAATCAAGGTGCATCCTTTAAAACAAAACTTGGAAGATGGATGCTTAAACCTATTACAGGTATTCCTATTTTATTTTTTGTTTTGTTTTTAACTTATGAGCTCATTGGAGTATTTGTAGCTCAAACTATAGTAGGAATCACCGAAGAAATCATTATGGGTCAATATTATTATGATTTTATTATGAATCTATTGAAAAATTTTGTTCATGAAGGAAGCTTTATAGGTCAATTATTAATAGGAGAATTTGGAATTCTCACAATGGCACCTATTTATTTATTTGGTCTACTTCTTCCATTAGTAGTTGGTTTTTACTTTGTACTTTCTATTATGGAAGACTCAGGATACCTTCCTAGAATTGCTGCATTGGTAGATCGACTACTGACATTTTTAGGTTTAAATGGAAGAGCTATTATCCCTATTATTTTAGGCTTTGGCTGTGTAACTATGGCAACCATTACTACACGTCTTTTAGGTTCTAAAAGAGAAAGATTTATTGCAACTATGCTTTTAGGTCTTGCCATTCCATGCTCTGCACAGCTTGGGGTTATTGTGGGACTCATTGCTCCACTTGGGGGGAAAATGCTTTTATTATATGTAATGACAATATTTATTGTATTTGCACTCACAGGAACCATTTTAAATAAAGTTATGCCTGGAGAATCTACAGATCTATTAATTGATTTGCCTCCTATTCGAATGCCTATTTTAAAAAATGTTTTGAAAAAAACATATTTAAAATCTAAAATGTTTATTGAAGAAGCAGGACCTTTATTTGTTTTAGGAGCTGTAATTATTACAATTCTTCAATACACTCATGCACTTGATATGATATCTGATGCTTTATCACCTATTACTGTGGGATTTTTAAAACTTCCTAAAGAAACAGCTCAAACTTTTATTATGGGTATTATTAGAAGAGATTTTGGTGCTGCTGGACTTACTGGACTAGCTGATAAAGGTCTTTTAAATCCTATACAAGTAGTGATCTCTTTAGTAGCGATTACTTTATTTGTACCTTGTATTGCAGCCATTATGGTAATCTTTAAAGAAAGAAGCTGGCAAGAATCAGCTCTTATATGGATCGGAAGCTTTATCATATCTTTTTTAACGGCTGGAATATTAGCACAAATTATGTTATAA
- a CDS encoding FeoA family protein, giving the protein MTLDTISKGQKLEIIHIPDATIRAQAIRLGIYEGAKLICSEKLPAGPIILQNRMQEIAIGRNLAKKITIQSIS; this is encoded by the coding sequence ATGACATTAGATACAATTTCAAAAGGTCAAAAGTTAGAAATTATTCATATCCCTGATGCTACCATTCGAGCACAAGCTATTCGTTTGGGAATCTATGAGGGAGCAAAATTAATTTGTTCTGAGAAACTTCCTGCAGGTCCTATTATCCTTCAAAATAGAATGCAAGAAATAGCCATTGGAAGAAATTTAGCAAAGAAAATAACTATTCAATCTATATCATAG
- a CDS encoding sigma 54-interacting transcriptional regulator: MKVKDYTIYSPLSIQENKSLDHAKTLFKNHFLEFIPIVDQLGHIQNIISRNSMYEIMLDQQLSFASIDELIKEKFVMVEEDDHIEKVFPVIDQYIVVVDENKCFKGFIQKDKIIKDYFHNQQYLANELYTILDSTYNGIIAINQNQNIIVYNHSAETILGYKVEEVMGKNISEILEETRLPEVLKTGEKELGKKEIFNGRMLIINRTPIIKNDEIVGAVAIFQDITDLKRMTQALENEKNATEILRTIIDKAYEGIIVVNENGYITMINKPYAEFLERKKEDIIGKHATEIIDTTRLHIVVKTGKEELGEVQKVRGKNIVVMRVPIYKEGKVVGAIGKIMFKDIQEVNVLASRVNQMENELKYYKNALKEVSGVKYSFENIIGVSSKLKETKYLAEKATHTNSNVLIRGESGTGKELFAHAIHAASNRVMGPFIKVNCAAIPAELLESELFGYEEGAFTGAKRGGKIGKFEMANGGSIFLDEIGDMPHSMQAKLLRVLQEKEVERVGGIKNIPLDVRIIAATNRNLEEMVKNGEFREDLYYRLNVMSVHIPSLSERIDDLEPLIHYLLKKISEQVGNYVTKISQDAIHHLKNYSWPGNVRELENVLERAINLVDYGKQIEVDHLPMHIRKIEVTTKTRGDKDLKQILDEVEKETILDCLNRLNGNRTKAAKVLNISRSSLYEKLWKYGIE; encoded by the coding sequence ATGAAAGTAAAGGATTATACCATCTATAGTCCATTGTCTATTCAAGAGAATAAAAGCCTTGATCATGCAAAAACATTATTTAAAAATCATTTTTTAGAGTTTATTCCTATTGTGGATCAACTTGGTCATATTCAAAATATTATATCAAGAAATAGTATGTATGAAATTATGTTAGACCAACAGCTTTCATTTGCCAGCATTGATGAACTTATAAAAGAGAAATTTGTAATGGTAGAAGAAGATGATCATATAGAGAAGGTATTTCCAGTTATAGACCAATATATTGTAGTAGTAGATGAAAATAAATGTTTTAAAGGATTTATTCAGAAAGATAAAATTATAAAAGATTATTTTCATAACCAACAATATTTGGCAAATGAATTGTATACTATACTAGATTCTACTTATAATGGGATTATTGCTATTAATCAAAATCAAAATATTATTGTTTATAATCACTCAGCAGAAACGATCCTTGGGTATAAGGTAGAAGAGGTTATGGGAAAGAATATTTCTGAGATTTTGGAAGAAACTAGACTTCCCGAAGTTTTGAAAACTGGAGAAAAGGAATTAGGGAAAAAAGAAATTTTTAATGGAAGAATGTTAATTATAAATAGAACGCCTATTATAAAGAATGATGAAATTGTTGGAGCCGTTGCCATCTTTCAAGATATTACAGACTTAAAGAGAATGACTCAAGCATTAGAAAATGAAAAAAATGCTACAGAAATATTAAGAACTATTATTGATAAAGCATATGAGGGAATCATAGTAGTGAATGAAAATGGATATATAACTATGATCAATAAACCTTATGCAGAATTTTTGGAACGGAAAAAGGAAGATATTATAGGAAAACATGCTACAGAAATTATTGATACTACAAGACTTCACATTGTGGTAAAAACTGGAAAAGAAGAATTGGGAGAAGTTCAAAAGGTAAGAGGGAAAAATATTGTAGTCATGAGAGTTCCTATTTACAAAGAAGGAAAAGTAGTAGGAGCTATTGGAAAAATAATGTTTAAAGATATACAAGAAGTCAATGTATTAGCATCTCGCGTGAATCAAATGGAAAATGAACTAAAATATTATAAAAATGCACTCAAGGAAGTAAGTGGTGTAAAATATAGTTTTGAAAATATTATTGGAGTAAGTAGTAAATTAAAAGAAACAAAATATTTAGCTGAAAAAGCTACACACACGAATTCTAATGTGCTCATTCGAGGAGAGAGTGGTACAGGTAAAGAGCTTTTTGCACATGCTATTCATGCAGCAAGTAATAGAGTGATGGGACCTTTTATTAAAGTAAATTGTGCAGCCATTCCAGCAGAACTTTTAGAGTCAGAATTATTTGGATATGAAGAAGGTGCTTTTACAGGTGCCAAAAGAGGAGGAAAAATAGGAAAGTTTGAAATGGCCAATGGAGGCAGTATTTTTTTAGATGAAATCGGAGATATGCCTCATAGTATGCAAGCAAAACTTTTAAGAGTTCTTCAAGAAAAAGAAGTAGAAAGAGTAGGAGGAATAAAAAATATTCCTTTAGATGTAAGAATTATTGCAGCTACCAATAGGAATCTTGAAGAAATGGTGAAAAATGGAGAATTTCGAGAGGATTTATATTATAGATTAAATGTAATGAGTGTTCATATACCTTCTCTTTCTGAAAGAATAGATGATTTAGAACCTCTTATTCATTATTTGCTCAAAAAAATATCAGAACAAGTAGGAAATTATGTAACAAAAATTTCACAAGATGCTATCCATCATTTAAAAAATTATTCATGGCCAGGAAATGTAAGAGAACTTGAAAATGTTTTAGAAAGAGCGATTAACTTAGTCGATTATGGAAAACAAATAGAAGTAGATCATCTTCCTATGCATATTCGAAAAATAGAAGTAACTACAAAAACAAGAGGGGATAAAGATCTCAAACAAATATTAGATGAGGTGGAAAAAGAAACAATATTAGATTGCTTAAATAGATTAAATGGAAATAGAACGAAAGCTGCTAAAGTTTTAAATATTAGTAGATCTAGTTTATATGAAAAGCTTTGGAAATATGGAATTGAATAA